One segment of Argiope bruennichi chromosome 11, qqArgBrue1.1, whole genome shotgun sequence DNA contains the following:
- the LOC129957611 gene encoding probable G-protein coupled receptor No18: MWLLGYETSDVNSTLMEQENNDTYTSGFDLSVNVSSLNFNMSNETISGFTVVTHGNDSAIDLDSSLLGVTVPQAIGTAVALGVIMIGTMIGNVLVILSVFTYKPLRNVQNIFLVSLAAADIAVSIFVMPFNVAYSIIGKWVFGLHMCELWLTCDVLCCTASILNLCAIALDRYWAIHDPINYAQKRTLNRVLCMIFSVWVISTLISVPPLIGWNDWPEEFTSDTPCKLTEERGYVIYSASGSFFIPLIIMTVVYIKIFQTARNRIRVKAKAAANILNKDSKGATSQMAPLKTVSADVSSRENKIEVASLNCNSSSIEMEEKSSTPQDSGTKENQDEVSNGPKNGKQDQVNKASTAVLVTVRSYMEQKERICLQKERRAAQVLGIVMGVFVLCWLPFFLMYVILPFCPNCYISDDMINFITWLGYMNSALNPVIYTVFNTDFRRSFQRLLCGRRRR; the protein is encoded by the coding sequence ATGTGGCTCCTTGGATACGAAACTAGTGACGTCAATTCCACATTAATGGAGCAAGAAAACAATGACACTTATACTTCTGGTTTTGATCTTTCCGTCAACGTCAGCTCACTGAATTTCAATATGTCTAACGAGACAATATCTGGATTTACAGTGGTTACTCATGGCAATGATTCTGCAATAGATTTGGATAGCTCTCTCCTGGGAGTGACTGTGCCACAAGCCATTGGTACAGCTGTGGCACTTGGTGTCATAATGATTGGAACTATGATTGGAAATGTATTGGTAATTCTTTCTGTGTTCACTTACAAACCCTTGAGGAATGTGCAGAATATCTTCTTAGTTTCTCTGGCAGCTGCTGATATAGCTGTCTCGATTTTCGTCATGCCTTTCAATGTAGCTTATTCAATTATTGGAAAATGGGTCTTTGGTCTGCATATGTGTGAACTCTGGCTGACATGTGATGTACTTTGCTGTACTGCCTCAATTCTCAATTTGTGTGCAATAGCTTTGGATCGGTACTGGGCCATCCACGATCCGATCAACTACGCCCAAAAACGGACATTAAATCGTGTCCTTTGCATGATATTTAGTGTCTGGGTAATCAGCACTTTGATATCTGTACCGCCATTAATTGGCTGGAATGACTGGCCTGAAGAGTTCACGTCCGACACCCCCTGCAAGTTGACGGAGGAAAGAGGTTACGTTATATATTCAGCAAGTGGCTCTTTTTTCATTCCCTTGATCATCATGACAGtagtatatatcaaaatatttcaaacagctAGAAACAGAATCAGGGTCAAGGCAAAAGCAGCAGCAAATATCCTGAACAAGGACTCTAAGGGGGCAACATCTCAAATGGCACCTCTCAAGACGGTGTCTGCTGATGTCTCAAGTCGTGAGAATAAGATTGAAGTTGCCAGCTTAAACTGCAACTCGTCTTCCATAGAGATGGAAGAGAAATCTTCTACTCCACAAGATTCTGGTACTAAAGAAAACCAAGATGAAGTATCGAATGGCCCAAAAAATGGAAAGCAAGACCAAGTCAACAAGGCATCCACTGCTGTATTGGTTACAGTACGAAGTTACATGGAACAGAAAGAACGCATTTGTTTGCAGAAGGAACGGAGGGCAGCTCAAGTTCTTGGCATAGTCATGGGCGTTTTTGTATTATGCTGGCTTCCATTTTTCTTGATGTATGTTATCCTACCATTCTGCCCAAATTGTTATATATCGGATGACATGATTAATTTCATCACCTGGTTAGGATACATGAATTCTGCTCTGAATCCAGTCATTTATACTGTCTTTAACACTGATTTTCGGAGGTCTTTTCAAAGACTGCTATGCGGCAGAAGAAGACGCTAA